In one Brevibacterium sp. CBA3109 genomic region, the following are encoded:
- a CDS encoding SseB family protein, which translates to MTSESTDRSDSAGQSWSGRELRPNPFSGDSGLADAGLLEALHQVGREPLDPTLHSNVLSALSQARLYAPIIPMALDQEVGEHGLMVDNSSEMAMVRLQADDGRECTPGFCSIPPLTAWHPDARPVPIESERLVLGAIEADSQLVVLDPGAETSFLLRRPAMFAFVHGQDWTPSWADAEVGRRLASIAESFSWLSRLSLSPGSRQVNVGGPELGITLGVESEVPAAELQRFQETVAADEELVAKIDSLAIRLQPLS; encoded by the coding sequence GTGACCTCGGAATCGACCGATCGATCCGATTCCGCCGGACAATCGTGGTCCGGCCGTGAACTGCGGCCGAACCCGTTCTCGGGCGATTCTGGGCTTGCTGATGCGGGCCTTCTCGAGGCACTGCACCAGGTAGGCCGGGAACCCTTGGACCCGACGCTGCACAGCAACGTCCTCTCCGCTCTGTCGCAAGCGCGACTGTATGCACCGATCATCCCGATGGCACTTGACCAGGAGGTCGGAGAGCACGGGCTGATGGTCGACAACTCCTCGGAGATGGCCATGGTCCGACTGCAGGCCGATGACGGCAGGGAGTGCACCCCCGGCTTCTGCTCGATCCCACCCTTGACGGCATGGCATCCGGACGCTCGGCCCGTGCCGATCGAATCGGAGCGGCTCGTCCTCGGCGCGATTGAGGCCGATTCGCAGCTCGTCGTCCTCGACCCTGGAGCTGAGACGTCGTTCCTGCTGCGTCGTCCCGCAATGTTCGCGTTCGTCCACGGGCAGGACTGGACTCCGTCCTGGGCCGACGCCGAGGTGGGACGACGTCTTGCCAGCATCGCCGAATCCTTCTCCTGGCTGAGTCGCCTGTCGCTGAGTCCGGGAAGCCGACAGGTCAACGTCGGGGGCCCGGAATTGGGCATCACCCTCGGCGTGGAATCAGAGGTCCCCGCGGCCGAGCTGCAGCGCTTCCAGGAAACGGTCGCCGCGGATGAGGAGCTGGTTGCGAAGATCGATTCGCTGGCCATCCGCCTGCAACCGCTGAGCTAG
- the priA gene encoding bifunctional 1-(5-phosphoribosyl)-5-((5-phosphoribosylamino)methylideneamino)imidazole-4-carboxamide isomerase/phosphoribosylanthranilate isomerase PriA gives MTQTPNKLVLLPAVDVADGKAVRLVQGEAGTETDYGSPIDAAHDFESRGAEWIHLVDLDAAFGRGSNSDLLNQVVKAVGIKVELSGGIRDTESLERALDTGAERVNIGTAALENPEWTADMISRFGDQVAIGLDVRGTTLAARGWTQDGGDLYEVLSILEKAGCARYVVTDVRKDGTLQGPNVELLKSMAEKTEKPIVASGGVSSLDDLRNLRELVPFGVDSAIVGKALYAGKFTLEEALEVAGG, from the coding sequence ATGACTCAAACCCCCAACAAACTCGTCCTCCTGCCGGCTGTTGACGTCGCCGATGGCAAAGCCGTCCGCCTCGTCCAGGGTGAAGCCGGGACCGAAACGGACTATGGTTCTCCCATCGACGCGGCCCACGACTTCGAAAGCCGAGGGGCGGAGTGGATCCACCTCGTCGACCTCGACGCGGCATTCGGTCGCGGATCGAACTCTGATCTGCTCAACCAGGTCGTCAAGGCCGTCGGTATCAAGGTCGAACTCTCCGGAGGCATCCGCGACACCGAGAGCCTCGAACGGGCACTCGACACTGGAGCAGAGCGGGTGAACATCGGGACTGCCGCGTTGGAGAACCCGGAATGGACCGCCGACATGATCTCGCGTTTCGGCGATCAGGTTGCCATTGGTCTCGACGTCCGGGGAACAACGCTCGCCGCCCGTGGCTGGACTCAGGACGGGGGAGATCTCTACGAGGTTCTCTCCATCCTGGAGAAGGCAGGCTGTGCCCGCTACGTCGTCACCGACGTCCGTAAGGACGGCACGCTGCAGGGGCCCAATGTGGAGCTGCTGAAGTCGATGGCGGAGAAGACTGAGAAGCCGATCGTGGCATCGGGTGGAGTCTCCAGCCTCGACGACCTGAGGAACCTGCGTGAGTTGGTGCCATTCGGTGTGGACTCGGCGATCGTGGGCAAGGCGCTCTACGCCGGAAAGTTCACCTTGGAAGAAGCTCTCGAAGTCGCTGGAGGCTGA
- the hisH gene encoding imidazole glycerol phosphate synthase subunit HisH: MSTVAVLDYGAGNVRSAVRAVAAAGAEVVLTADRAVIDAADGLLVPGVGAYSAVMTGLKRVGGDDLIRSWHEDQRPLLGICVGLQVFFARGEEHGEKTQGIGLWPGAVTALDAPVVPHMGWSQVSPPRTSQMFDGVAEERFYFVHSYAATEAPENTLVTTATHGGSFVAAVEDGTTWAAQFHPEKSADAGARLLRNWLASFPQAGEERH; this comes from the coding sequence ATGAGCACGGTCGCTGTCCTTGACTATGGGGCGGGCAACGTCCGTTCGGCCGTTCGAGCGGTTGCCGCCGCCGGCGCAGAGGTCGTGCTCACCGCCGACCGTGCCGTCATTGATGCCGCAGACGGCCTGCTCGTCCCTGGCGTCGGTGCCTATTCGGCCGTGATGACCGGACTGAAGCGAGTCGGCGGGGACGACCTCATCCGTTCCTGGCACGAAGACCAGCGACCTCTGCTCGGCATCTGCGTCGGGCTGCAGGTGTTCTTCGCCCGCGGGGAAGAGCACGGGGAGAAGACGCAGGGAATTGGACTCTGGCCCGGAGCGGTCACGGCACTCGATGCTCCTGTCGTGCCGCACATGGGTTGGTCACAGGTCAGCCCACCGAGGACCTCACAGATGTTCGACGGTGTGGCCGAAGAGCGTTTCTACTTCGTCCATTCCTATGCGGCAACCGAAGCTCCAGAGAACACCCTCGTGACCACGGCCACCCATGGTGGCAGCTTCGTCGCGGCCGTTGAGGATGGCACCACCTGGGCAGCCCAGTTCCACCCCGAGAAGTCAGCCGATGCGGGTGCGAGGCTGCTGCGCAACTGGCTCGCCTCCTTCCCGCAGGCCGGCGAGGAACGCCACTAA
- the hisB gene encoding imidazoleglycerol-phosphate dehydratase HisB, producing MRQAQRSRTTSESAVTVSIDLDGTGSSDISTSVPFFDHMLTALSKHSLIDMEIKAEGDTHIDVHHTVEDTSIVLGQALSQALGDKTGIRRYGLAAVPLDEALARCVVDVAGRPYFVHEGEPEGQQYHLIGGHFTGSMTSHALESIAFHAGLTVHLDLLRGRDPHHIAEAEFKAFARALREAVEPDERNHSVPSTKGVL from the coding sequence ATGAGGCAGGCACAACGCTCCCGTACGACCTCAGAATCTGCGGTCACCGTATCCATCGACCTCGACGGAACCGGTTCTTCCGACATCTCGACCAGTGTTCCCTTCTTCGACCACATGCTCACGGCTCTGTCGAAGCACTCCCTGATCGACATGGAGATCAAGGCCGAAGGCGATACGCACATCGACGTCCATCACACGGTTGAGGACACCTCCATCGTGCTGGGCCAAGCGCTGAGTCAGGCGCTGGGAGACAAGACCGGCATTCGCCGCTACGGGCTGGCCGCTGTCCCACTGGACGAGGCGCTGGCCCGCTGCGTCGTCGATGTGGCCGGTCGCCCCTACTTCGTGCACGAGGGAGAGCCCGAAGGTCAGCAGTACCACCTCATCGGTGGTCATTTCACGGGATCGATGACCTCGCACGCCCTTGAGTCGATTGCTTTCCATGCCGGTCTCACCGTGCACCTCGACCTCCTGCGCGGCCGAGACCCGCACCACATTGCAGAAGCCGAATTCAAAGCCTTCGCCCGCGCACTGCGCGAGGCAGTCGAACCGGATGAGCGCAATCATTCGGTACCCAGCACCAAAGGAGTCCTGTGA
- a CDS encoding histidinol-phosphate transaminase, which yields MRSDLVGLKPYGAPHLDVPVQLNVNENAYPIPDVVVESMRSAVDGHFAGLNRYPDREFEELREHLVTYLHGVNDRAGQTVGLSSDMIWAANGSNEVLSHIVQAFGGPGRTVLGFTPSYSMHPLITTGTGATWQSSARKDDFTLDAETVGAEVAKTDPDIVFLCTPNNPTGTSIGLDVIEAAYDNCSGIVIVDEAYAEFSRPAQASAMTLLAGRPRLVVSRTMSKAFACAGLRLGYAIAAPELIDVLRLVRLPYHLSEITQVLACTALEHADVLLENVDRLSDSRDRISEHLRNVGFTIYPSDSNFVLFGNIASPPELWQKLLDRGILIRDIGITHHARVNAGTEEETTAFLGAVDEILAEDPSILLASN from the coding sequence GTGCGTTCTGACCTAGTCGGCCTCAAGCCCTATGGGGCTCCGCATCTGGACGTGCCGGTGCAGCTGAACGTCAACGAGAACGCCTATCCGATTCCGGATGTGGTCGTCGAAAGCATGCGATCGGCTGTTGACGGGCACTTCGCCGGACTCAATCGCTACCCCGATCGTGAGTTCGAGGAACTGCGTGAACATCTGGTCACCTATCTGCACGGAGTCAATGACCGAGCCGGTCAGACCGTTGGACTCAGCTCTGACATGATCTGGGCGGCAAACGGATCGAACGAGGTCCTCTCCCATATCGTCCAGGCATTCGGCGGGCCGGGTCGCACGGTCCTCGGATTCACTCCCAGCTACTCCATGCACCCCCTGATCACCACCGGTACCGGTGCCACCTGGCAGTCATCGGCGCGCAAGGATGACTTCACCCTTGATGCGGAAACCGTGGGCGCCGAGGTAGCCAAAACCGATCCCGACATCGTCTTCCTGTGCACACCGAACAACCCGACAGGCACATCGATCGGTCTCGACGTCATCGAAGCCGCGTATGACAATTGCTCGGGCATCGTCATCGTCGACGAGGCCTATGCCGAATTCTCCAGGCCCGCACAGGCCTCGGCGATGACGCTTCTGGCCGGTCGTCCCCGTCTGGTCGTGTCGCGGACGATGAGCAAGGCGTTCGCCTGCGCAGGACTGCGCCTGGGCTACGCGATCGCGGCACCGGAACTCATCGATGTCCTGCGCCTGGTGCGTTTGCCTTACCACCTGTCGGAAATCACCCAGGTACTTGCCTGCACCGCTCTGGAACACGCTGACGTCCTTCTGGAGAACGTGGACCGGCTCAGCGACTCTCGCGACCGAATTTCGGAGCACTTAAGAAACGTTGGATTCACCATCTATCCCAGCGATTCGAACTTCGTCCTGTTCGGCAACATCGCCTCCCCACCGGAACTGTGGCAGAAGCTGCTGGATCGCGGAATACTGATCCGTGATATCGGCATCACCCACCATGCTCGGGTCAACGCGGGCACCGAGGAGGAGACCACCGCGTTCCTCGGTGCAGTCGACGAGATTCTGGCAGAGGACCCCAGCATTCTGCTGGCATCGAACTGA
- a CDS encoding LysM peptidoglycan-binding domain-containing protein, with the protein MSAQNQELRFTTRGRQAMRLLRTMVCAFVIVGGAFFVATQSFSAAAGAEAEDIGIDAEAVVVGEGESLWAVAVDLGLDRDTRDVVSDIADINHLSSPVVHPGQTLDVPQR; encoded by the coding sequence ATGTCTGCACAGAACCAGGAACTGCGTTTCACCACTCGTGGACGCCAGGCGATGCGTCTGCTTCGGACCATGGTGTGCGCTTTCGTCATCGTCGGCGGAGCATTCTTCGTCGCCACGCAGTCGTTCTCGGCCGCAGCCGGAGCAGAGGCCGAGGACATCGGGATCGACGCCGAAGCAGTCGTCGTCGGTGAAGGAGAGTCACTGTGGGCCGTTGCTGTGGACCTCGGGCTCGACCGTGACACTCGCGATGTCGTGTCTGACATCGCCGACATCAACCATCTGTCCTCGCCTGTGGTGCACCCGGGTCAGACCTTGGATGTGCCCCAACGCTAG
- the lexA gene encoding transcriptional repressor LexA: MVQNKRGRGRPRNEDVASEIAAARSDDVDVSIPEGSTGEGDFRLTPRQRLVLETIERAVVTNGYPPSMREIGKAAGLASLSSVAHQLSQLERLGYVRRDPKRPRAIEVVNPFEEEEAERAKYEELANNTVQVPVVGRIAAGGPILAEQEVDDVFSLPTQVVGSGDMFLLKVVGDSMIEAAICHDDWVVVRKQHTADNGQIVAALLDGEATVKTLKRKAGHQWLLPHNKDYEPIDGSYAQIMGLVVSVIRRL, translated from the coding sequence ATGGTTCAGAACAAACGAGGGAGGGGCCGTCCCCGCAATGAGGACGTCGCCAGCGAGATCGCGGCCGCCCGCAGCGATGACGTGGATGTCTCGATTCCGGAAGGCTCCACCGGTGAGGGCGATTTTCGTCTGACCCCGCGACAGCGGCTGGTCCTTGAGACCATTGAACGCGCGGTCGTCACCAACGGCTACCCGCCGAGCATGCGCGAGATCGGCAAAGCTGCCGGGCTCGCCTCACTCTCCAGCGTGGCCCACCAACTCTCGCAGCTCGAACGCCTCGGCTATGTCCGCCGAGACCCGAAGCGTCCGCGGGCCATCGAGGTGGTCAACCCCTTCGAAGAAGAAGAGGCGGAGCGCGCCAAATACGAGGAGCTGGCCAACAACACCGTCCAGGTGCCGGTGGTTGGTCGCATCGCCGCAGGCGGGCCCATTCTGGCCGAGCAGGAAGTCGACGACGTCTTCTCTCTGCCGACCCAGGTCGTCGGCTCGGGTGACATGTTCCTGCTCAAGGTCGTCGGCGACTCGATGATCGAAGCTGCCATCTGTCACGACGACTGGGTGGTCGTGCGCAAGCAGCACACCGCAGACAACGGTCAGATCGTCGCTGCGCTGCTCGATGGGGAAGCCACAGTGAAGACCCTCAAGCGCAAGGCCGGGCACCAGTGGCTGCTCCCCCACAACAAGGACTACGAA